CCGCGAACTGGATTATAAATACGACAAAGTCCTGCGGAAAAACATTGCCCGGTATTACAAAATGATGCTGGACGCGCAGCAGTATAAAGACAGCTATTTCCGGCGCGCGGGCGCAGCTTTAAAATTCCTGTACCTGGGAAGACCCAAGGGGCAGATTGCCAAAGAAGTTATTCAAAAGTACGTTATGCCGGCGCCGGTATTTAAACTATACAGCGCCATCCGCTTAATGCCTTACCGACTAATGAACCGACCATGAAATTAAGCGTAGTTATTCCGGCCTACAACGAGCAGGAATCCATTCCTGAAACGTTGCGGTCTCTGTACCAGACCTTGTCTAAACACGGTATTCCGCACGAAATCTGCGTTACTAATGATAATTCCAAAGACCAGACCGCGCAGGTGCTGGAACAGTTGACGTACGAAATTCCGACGCTGGTTTATTACACCAATCCGGGTCCAAACGGTTTTGGGTACGCCGTCCGCTACGGTCTGGAACGGTTCAAGGGCGATTGTGTGGCCGTATTCATGGCCGATATGTCCGACGATCCGGAGGATCTGGTCAAGTTTTACAACAAAATGCTCGAGGGCGACTACGACTGCGTTTTCGGCAGCCGGTGGAACAAGGGCGGTAAGGTAATCGACTATCCTGAGTTAAAGAAAGTTATCAACCGGGTGGCCAACTTCATCGTCCGGATCATGATGGGGATTCGCTACAACGATACGACCAACGCCTTTAAACTCTACAAACGGGAAACGATGGAGGGTCTGAAGCCGTTTCTGTCGCCCCACTTCAACCTAACGGTGGAATTACCCCTGAAAGCAATCGTACGGGGCTACAGTTACGCCGTGGTTCCCAATAGCTGGACCAACCGGAAATACGGCGAATCCAAGCTGAAAATCAAGGAAATGGGCAGCCGCTACTTCTTTATTCTGCTGTATTGCCTGATTGAGAAGTTCTTCTCGCAGGGTGATTTCCGCAAAAAGACCAAACCTGCAGCACCGGTAAGCCGGTAAGCGGGAAATCTTCTTTGGGCTCAAACAGTAACGGTTTTTTACGGTTTATCTATACGATAAACTTCTTTTTCACCTGAAAAAACCAGAACCATGGCTGAGAAGAGCAAAGAGGAAATAGACGCTAAGCAGGCAATAAGCCCGGCAGGTTTGGGCGATCAATCGGTCAGCGGTACCAGCGGGCCAGGTAGTCAGATCCCGGATGAAGAGATACAGGATATTGCCCCGACGGACATCGAAGACAAATACCTGGATGGC
This Larkinella insperata DNA region includes the following protein-coding sequences:
- a CDS encoding glycosyltransferase family 2 protein — protein: MKLSVVIPAYNEQESIPETLRSLYQTLSKHGIPHEICVTNDNSKDQTAQVLEQLTYEIPTLVYYTNPGPNGFGYAVRYGLERFKGDCVAVFMADMSDDPEDLVKFYNKMLEGDYDCVFGSRWNKGGKVIDYPELKKVINRVANFIVRIMMGIRYNDTTNAFKLYKRETMEGLKPFLSPHFNLTVELPLKAIVRGYSYAVVPNSWTNRKYGESKLKIKEMGSRYFFILLYCLIEKFFSQGDFRKKTKPAAPVSR